The following are from one region of the Etheostoma spectabile isolate EspeVRDwgs_2016 chromosome 2, UIUC_Espe_1.0, whole genome shotgun sequence genome:
- the LOC116698452 gene encoding cytoplasmic phosphatidylinositol transfer protein 1 isoform X2 gives MLLKEYRICMPLTVEEYRVGQLYMISKHSHEQSDRGEGVEVVQNEPYEDPAHGQGQFTEKRVYLNSKLPTWARAVVPKIFYVTEKAWNYYPYTITEYTCSFLPKFSIHIETKYEDNKGCNDNIFDTELKEQEREVCFVDIAYDEIPERYYKESEDLRYFKSDKTSRGILQEGWRDTQDPIMCSYKLVTVKFEVWGLQTRVEQFVHKVVRDVLLLGHRQAFAWVDEWIDMTLDDVRDYESQMHEKTNIKVCHEQQVHSTTNPSSLDDIEIHDKAST, from the exons TACCGGGTTGGGCAGCTGTACATGATCAGTAAACACAGCCACGAGCAGAGCGATAGAGGGGAAGGAGTGGAGGTCGTCCAGAACGAACCGTATGAAGATCCGGCACATGGCCAAGGACAGTTCACAGAGAAACGAGTCTACCTCAACAG TAAATTACCCACCTGGGCTCGAGCAGTGGTTCCTAAAATCTTCTATGTGACAGAGAAAGCATGGAACTACTACCCTTACACCATAACAG AATATACA TGCTCATTCCTGCCCAAGTTCTCCATCCACATAGAGACAAAATACGAGGACAACAAAGGATGCAATGACAAT ATCTTTGATACAGAGCTGAAGGAGCAAGAGAGGGAGGTGTGTTTCGTCGACATCGCCTACGATGAGATCCCAGAGCGCTACTATAAAGAGTCTGAG GACTTGCGATATTTCAAGTCAGATAAGACGTCGCGGGGGATTCTTCAGGAGGGCTGGAGGGACACCCAGGATCCCATCATGTGCTCATACAAACTTGTTACTGTCAAGTTTGAAGTGTGGGGTCTGCAGACACGTGTGGAGCAGTTTGTGCACAAG GTGGTTCGGGATGTGCTGCTGCTGGGACATAGACAGGCATTTGCCTGGGTAGATGAGTGGATTG ATATGACACTGGATGACGTGAGGGATTACGAGAGCCAAATGCATGAGAAAACCAACATCAAAGTTTGCCATGAGCAGCAAGTGCATTCCACAACAAACCCATCTTCACTGGATGACATAGAGATCCATGACAAAGCAAGC ACATGA
- the LOC116698439 gene encoding ecto-ADP-ribosyltransferase 5 isoform X1, which yields MEALLFASKEVPAHRTYRCTMPTWGRQTRQRKTVSACAVTSLVVLVGLLMFVIIYLTLSWQDVVEEHLMQNLTYDLKGDTYDECRSKATVVTDKAMMQKWDTSTNFSQPWSNAEKKAKESAHKYMEKHHSVALYLYTNIMLQPVKQNIEIPERGRKQLKKTFEPHSLYFFLSEAIQILKHSQVTCLQTNYRTETLLHLNISNKLIRFNTFTLGSDGWNFTRNATCFEVYTCFGADITLYSALKPNRQVLIPPYEVFKVTDTETNAQRCKVVFRLKSNLNCVYDRETNMLHPISALPVVGFWLIFAITCMIIVSLLLPFVIVKVLENHKKTAVYSVSTLRDSAYYPPRVIF from the exons ATGGAGGCATTGTTGTTTGCCAGCAAAGAAGTTCCGGCTCACAGGACTTACAG aTGCACTATGCCTACCTGGGGCAGGCAAACACGTCAGAGAAAAACTGTATCTGCATGTGCTGTTACTTCTCTTGTTGTTTTGGTGGGACTGCTGATGTTTGTTATCATATATCTGACACTAAGCTGGCAGGATGTTGTTGAAGAG CATTTAATGCAGAATCTAACGTATGACCTGAAGGGCGACACGTATGACGAATGCAGATCCAAAGCTACAGTTGTGACTGACAAAGCCATGATGCAGAAATGGGACACCAGTACAAACTTTAGTCAACCTTGGAGCAACGCAGAGAAAAAAGCTAAAGAGTCTGCACACAAGTACATGGAGAAACACCATTCGGtggccttgtacctgtacacaAATATTATGCTGCAACCTGTTAAGCAAAACATTGAGATTCCAGAAAGAGgtagaaaacaattaaaaaagacatttgagcCCCACtccctttattttttccttAGTGAAGCTATTCAGATTTTGAAGCACAGTCAAGTTACATGTCTTCAGACAAATTACAGAACAGAGACACTTCTACATCTCAACATCTCTAACAAACTGATTCGGTTCAACACCTTCACATTAGGTTCTGACGGGTGGAACTTTACAAGAAATGCTACATGTTTTGAAGTATACACATGTTTTGGTGCTGACATAACACTTTATTCAGCCCTGAAACCAAACAGACAGGTGCTGATTCCTCCCTATGAGGTTTTCAAagtcacagacacagagacaaatgCACAGAGGTGTAAAGTTGTCTTCAGGCTGAAGAGCAACCTGAACTGCGTTTATGATAGAGAAACCAATATGTTGCATCCAATATCTGCATTACCAGTGGTTGGATTTTGGCTCATTTTTGCCATCACTTGTATGATTATTGTATCTCTTTTGTTACCCTTTGTCATTGTGAAGGTGTTAGAAAACCATAAGAAAACTGCTGTTTACAGTGTCTCAACTTTGCGTGACAGCGCTTACTATCCGCCAAGagttatattttaa
- the LOC116698439 gene encoding ecto-ADP-ribosyltransferase 5 isoform X2 → MPTWGRQTRQRKTVSACAVTSLVVLVGLLMFVIIYLTLSWQDVVEEHLMQNLTYDLKGDTYDECRSKATVVTDKAMMQKWDTSTNFSQPWSNAEKKAKESAHKYMEKHHSVALYLYTNIMLQPVKQNIEIPERGRKQLKKTFEPHSLYFFLSEAIQILKHSQVTCLQTNYRTETLLHLNISNKLIRFNTFTLGSDGWNFTRNATCFEVYTCFGADITLYSALKPNRQVLIPPYEVFKVTDTETNAQRCKVVFRLKSNLNCVYDRETNMLHPISALPVVGFWLIFAITCMIIVSLLLPFVIVKVLENHKKTAVYSVSTLRDSAYYPPRVIF, encoded by the exons ATGCCTACCTGGGGCAGGCAAACACGTCAGAGAAAAACTGTATCTGCATGTGCTGTTACTTCTCTTGTTGTTTTGGTGGGACTGCTGATGTTTGTTATCATATATCTGACACTAAGCTGGCAGGATGTTGTTGAAGAG CATTTAATGCAGAATCTAACGTATGACCTGAAGGGCGACACGTATGACGAATGCAGATCCAAAGCTACAGTTGTGACTGACAAAGCCATGATGCAGAAATGGGACACCAGTACAAACTTTAGTCAACCTTGGAGCAACGCAGAGAAAAAAGCTAAAGAGTCTGCACACAAGTACATGGAGAAACACCATTCGGtggccttgtacctgtacacaAATATTATGCTGCAACCTGTTAAGCAAAACATTGAGATTCCAGAAAGAGgtagaaaacaattaaaaaagacatttgagcCCCACtccctttattttttccttAGTGAAGCTATTCAGATTTTGAAGCACAGTCAAGTTACATGTCTTCAGACAAATTACAGAACAGAGACACTTCTACATCTCAACATCTCTAACAAACTGATTCGGTTCAACACCTTCACATTAGGTTCTGACGGGTGGAACTTTACAAGAAATGCTACATGTTTTGAAGTATACACATGTTTTGGTGCTGACATAACACTTTATTCAGCCCTGAAACCAAACAGACAGGTGCTGATTCCTCCCTATGAGGTTTTCAAagtcacagacacagagacaaatgCACAGAGGTGTAAAGTTGTCTTCAGGCTGAAGAGCAACCTGAACTGCGTTTATGATAGAGAAACCAATATGTTGCATCCAATATCTGCATTACCAGTGGTTGGATTTTGGCTCATTTTTGCCATCACTTGTATGATTATTGTATCTCTTTTGTTACCCTTTGTCATTGTGAAGGTGTTAGAAAACCATAAGAAAACTGCTGTTTACAGTGTCTCAACTTTGCGTGACAGCGCTTACTATCCGCCAAGagttatattttaa
- the LOC116698452 gene encoding cytoplasmic phosphatidylinositol transfer protein 1 isoform X1 produces MLLKEYRICMPLTVEEYRVGQLYMISKHSHEQSDRGEGVEVVQNEPYEDPAHGQGQFTEKRVYLNSKLPTWARAVVPKIFYVTEKAWNYYPYTITEYTCSFLPKFSIHIETKYEDNKGCNDNIFDTELKEQEREVCFVDIAYDEIPERYYKESEDLRYFKSDKTSRGILQEGWRDTQDPIMCSYKLVTVKFEVWGLQTRVEQFVHKVVRDVLLLGHRQAFAWVDEWIDMTMDEVREFERTIQEATNQKIGIFPPSISISDTPLSSCSPTGTASAPSTPMCTDAPEHLPVPKDRPRKKSAPETLTLPNPAPSGVPQGSTLGPLPDSNHLQLSTPPSPNCDLAEID; encoded by the exons TACCGGGTTGGGCAGCTGTACATGATCAGTAAACACAGCCACGAGCAGAGCGATAGAGGGGAAGGAGTGGAGGTCGTCCAGAACGAACCGTATGAAGATCCGGCACATGGCCAAGGACAGTTCACAGAGAAACGAGTCTACCTCAACAG TAAATTACCCACCTGGGCTCGAGCAGTGGTTCCTAAAATCTTCTATGTGACAGAGAAAGCATGGAACTACTACCCTTACACCATAACAG AATATACA TGCTCATTCCTGCCCAAGTTCTCCATCCACATAGAGACAAAATACGAGGACAACAAAGGATGCAATGACAAT ATCTTTGATACAGAGCTGAAGGAGCAAGAGAGGGAGGTGTGTTTCGTCGACATCGCCTACGATGAGATCCCAGAGCGCTACTATAAAGAGTCTGAG GACTTGCGATATTTCAAGTCAGATAAGACGTCGCGGGGGATTCTTCAGGAGGGCTGGAGGGACACCCAGGATCCCATCATGTGCTCATACAAACTTGTTACTGTCAAGTTTGAAGTGTGGGGTCTGCAGACACGTGTGGAGCAGTTTGTGCACAAG GTGGTTCGGGATGTGCTGCTGCTGGGACATAGACAGGCATTTGCCTGGGTAGATGAGTGGATTG ACATGACAATGGATGAGGTGAGAGAATTTGAGCGCACCATCCAGGAGGCCACCAACCAGAAGATCGGGATTTTTCCACCGTCGATCTCCATCAGCGACACACCCTTGTCCTCCTGTTCCCCTACTGGCACTGCCAGCGCCCCCTCCACCCCTATGTGCACTGATGCGCCTGAGCACCTTCCTGTCCCTAAGGACCGACCACGAAAAAAGTCTGCTCCAGAAACCCTGACCCTTCCCAACCCTGCCCCAAGTGGCGTCCCTCAGGGCTCTACCCTGGGCCCACTACCAGATTCAAACCACCTTCAATTGTCCACACCACCCTCCCCTAACTGTGATCTTGCTGAGATTGACTAG